In the Mycobacteriales bacterium genome, CCTGTTCGGTGGTGCCGGCGCCGGTGCCGCCGGTGGTGGGCTCGGCGACCTGTTCGGGGGGTTGTTCGGTGGTGGCCGCCGCAGTCAGACCGCGGCGCCGCGTCGCGGGGTCGACGTCGAGGCCGAGGTGACGCTGTCGTTCACCGACGCGACCGAGGGCGCGACCATCCCGCTCACCTTGTCCGGACCGCACGCCTGCCCGACCTGCAAGGGCAGCGGCGCCAAGCCGGGTACGACGACCCGGGTCTGCCCCGGCTGCTCGGGCACCGGCATGTCCTCGCGCAACCAGGGCGGCTTCGCCTTCGCCGAGCCGTGCCGTGACTGCCGGGGACGGGGTCTGATCGTCGACGAGCCGTGCGCGGACTGCGGCGGGTCGGGTCAGGCGATCACCTCGCGCAGCTTGCGCGTGCGGATCCCCGCCGGCGTCGCCGACGGGCAGAAGATCCGGCTGAAGGGCAAGGGTGAGGCCGGCACTCGCGGCGGGCCCGCCGGGGACCTGATCGTCACCGTGCACGTCAGCCCGCACGATCTGTTCGGCCGCAAGGGTCACAACCTGACCCTGAAGCTGCCGGTGACCTACGCCGAGGCGGCGCTCGGCGCCACGGTCAAGGTCCCGACCTTGAACGGGCCGATGGTGTCGATGAAGATCCCGGCCGGCACCGCCAACGGCCGCGTACTTCGGCTCCGCGGCAAGGGCGTGGCGAAACGCGACGGCAGCAAGGGCGACCTGCTGGTCACGGTCGAGGTCGTCGTACCCGAACAGCTCTCCGACGAGGCCCGCGAGGCACTCAAGGCGTACGCGACCGCACACCCGCACGACCCGCGGACCCATCTCGGATCGGGAGGCGCTCACCATGGCTGACGGGCTCGGCTTCGGTGCACCGGATGACGACTCGCCGGTTTTTGTGATCTCCGTTGCGGCGACACTCGCCGGAATGCACCCTCAGACGCTGCGCTCCTACGACCGGATCGGCCTGGTCTCTCCCGGGCGGACCCAAGGTCGCGGCCGTCGCTACTCGGCGCGTGACATCGCGCTGCTGCGTGAGGTGCAACGGCTCAGCCAGGACGAGGGCATCAACCTCGCCGGCGTGAAGCGCATCCTGGAGCTCGAAGACCAGGTCGCCGCCCTCCAGGCGCGCGTGCACGAACTGCACGCACAGCTCGAAGCGACGGCACACGAGGCGGCTCGCCGCGAGCGGAAGGTCCACCAGTCCTACCGCCGCGATCTCGTGCCGATCGACCAGTCCGCCGTCGTGGTCTGGCGGCGCCAGCCCGACCACCACTGACTTTCCCCTTTCCGCCTTCCCCCAAGAGAAGAACCAGCTGATGGACACCTACCGATTCACCGCTCGTAGCCAGGAGGCGCTCGGCGCTGCCGTGCAGGCCGCCGGCGCCGCCGGGCATCCGCATGTCGAGCCGCTGCACATGCTGCACGCGCTGCTCATCCCGGCCGACGGGGTGCCGCGACCGCTGATCGAGGCGGCCGGCGGTGATCCGGCGCTCGTCGCGCGGGAGGTGCAGGCCGCACTCAACCGGTTGCCCACCGCGACCGGGGCAACCGTCGCGGCCCCCGGCCTGTCGTCCGTTGCCCTCGCCGTCGTCAACACCGCGGCCGAGATCGCGAAGTCGCTCGGTGACGAGTTCGTCTCGACCGAGCACCTGATCGTCGGACTGGCCCGCTCCGGCGGCCACCCGGTGGCCGACTTCCTGCCCGACCCGGATGCGCTGCAGGACGCCTTCAAGGCCGTTCGCGGTTCGGCTCGGGTGACCAGCCCCGAGCCGGAGGCGACGTACCAGACCTTGGAGAAGTACGGCGTCGACCTCACCGCGCAGGCTCGCGAGGGCAAGCTCGACCCGGTGATCGGTCGCGACACCGAGATCCGCCGGGTCGTCCAGGTGCTGTCGCGGCGGACGAAGAACAACCCGGTGCTGATCGGCGAGCCGGGCGTCGGCAAGACCGCCGTGGTCGAGGGGCTCGCCCAGCGGATCGTTGCCGGTGACGTGCCGGAGTCGCTGCGCGACAAGCGGTTGGTCTCGTTGGACCTCGCTGCGATGGTTGCCGGCGCGAAGTACCGCGGCGAGTTCGAGGAGCGGCTCAAGGCCGTCCTCGCCGAGATCCGCGACAGCGACGGTCAGATCGTCACCTTCATCGACGAGCTGCACACGGTCGTCGGTGCCGGTGCGACCGGCGAAGGCGCGATGGACGCCGGCAACATGTTGAAACCGATGCTCGCGCGCGGCGAGCTGCGGCTGATCGGTGCGACGACGCTCGATGAGTACCGCACCTCGATCGAGAAGGACCCCGCCCTCGAGCGCCGGTTCGCTCCGGTGATGGTGGGCGAGCCCAGCGTCGAGGACACGATCGCGATCCTGCGCGGCCTCAAGGGCCGCTATGAAGCGCATCACAAGGTCGAGATCGCCGATGCCGCGCTGGTC is a window encoding:
- a CDS encoding helix-turn-helix transcriptional regulator, producing the protein MADGLGFGAPDDDSPVFVISVAATLAGMHPQTLRSYDRIGLVSPGRTQGRGRRYSARDIALLREVQRLSQDEGINLAGVKRILELEDQVAALQARVHELHAQLEATAHEAARRERKVHQSYRRDLVPIDQSAVVVWRRQPDHH
- the dnaJ gene encoding molecular chaperone DnaJ is translated as MSVRDYVEKDYYAALGVPKTASAAEIKKAYRKLARTYHPDANSGDAKAEEKFKEISEAYDVLSDADKRKEYDEARTLFGSGGFRMPPGGGAGGPGGVPFDLGDLFGGAGAGAAGGGLGDLFGGLFGGGRRSQTAAPRRGVDVEAEVTLSFTDATEGATIPLTLSGPHACPTCKGSGAKPGTTTRVCPGCSGTGMSSRNQGGFAFAEPCRDCRGRGLIVDEPCADCGGSGQAITSRSLRVRIPAGVADGQKIRLKGKGEAGTRGGPAGDLIVTVHVSPHDLFGRKGHNLTLKLPVTYAEAALGATVKVPTLNGPMVSMKIPAGTANGRVLRLRGKGVAKRDGSKGDLLVTVEVVVPEQLSDEAREALKAYATAHPHDPRTHLGSGGAHHG